The genomic region gagagaggAGTGTAGGACCTAGGAAAGTCACACCGAAGACCTGTGCACCAGCTGGGACCTACGCTTCAAAGAGAGGACAGGGGGTGGTACAAGTGAGAGGCGCGTGCGTTGCGTCCCAGACCAACGCACGCCTACATTGGTGGGCGCGGTGGTTCATCACCCGCGGCACCATCATTCGCGCGCCGTGTACACCCCTGGCGCATCCTCGAGCACCAACTCCACCGCAAACTCGGCGGGGTAGCGGTCACCTTTCGTATCCTTGAACGGCCCGTCCAAGTCTCGGCGCTCGAGCCGAATCGTCGAGTGCGTCTCCAACCCGGTGTGAATCCAGAACTGCACGGGCGGCCGCAGTGGGTTCGGGTTGTTCTTGTAGTAGAAGAACTTGAAGCAGACGTCGCCATCCAGGACCGGGATCTCATCTGGGTAGGCAAGCTCCAGCGTGACCCCGGCTGCTCCGATAACGCGAAAGGACCGCGCGTCTGGCAGGTAGCCGGTGCTTCCGCTCTCCGTCGCGTCCATCTCGTTGGCTTCCTGGTAtaccacctcctcgtcatTCTGGAAAAGGTCTTTGATTTGGGTGCGCCAGTTATACGTGCGCGGGTCCGGAACCGCGGCGTTGAACGTGACGGTGCGGTTCGTGAGGTATACGACGCGCCGCTCGGTACACGGCTTTACGATGACGGTCATCCACAAGTGCTCCACTCCACGCCGCACCCAAAGCGGTGGGATGTTGTGCAGTACGAGTTGGCGAACGCGACGCGGGTGAGACGGGATTATCATTCCAGGCTGTTCGTTGATGAGGCTCTCAAAGTAGCGAACGTAGCGCTCCTGTGAGGGGGTCTGCACGCCTTGCAGCTTCTGCGCGCCGATGCGGCTGCGTAGAAGGCTGAAGTGGCGCatggcagcgtcggcgctgcggcatTGGCCACAGTACATGAGGTACGCGCAGATCATGGTGCCAGTGCGTCCCTTGCCGCCCTTACAGTGTACCGCGACAGCCCGGTTGTACGGGTCGGCCATGACGTAGTCAGCAACTTCGCAGCAAAAGGAAATCATGAGAGGCACCTCCGCTGGGTTGTGGTCATCCAAAGGGTATGTAGACTGCCGCGGGAACGGCGCGGTGCACCGCTCCGAGCAGAGCGTGATGATGTGCGTGGAGAGGCGCGCGTACTTGCGGCGGAGAAAGTGCACCACCTCATTCCATGGATTTCGGTAAAAAGCCTCCGTTCCTCTCGCCGGCCACCCCATCGCAATCACGTTGCGGGTTATGTATGCCATGTCTAGGACAACGCCCTCGGCAATGTAGCAGCGACGCTCGGAGGCGCAAAACACACGCAGTGCCCTGGAGACCTGAATGACGGTAATGCGTGCCATGAACACCCAATGCACCACGAGcaacagcacacacaagacGTTTGCTGGGGAAAGCGCGTGGATGCTCGTCACGATGAGCCCCACGATCAGCCACGCGAGTTCCCACCACAACCTCGCGGCGAAGCGCGCGTCCCGTTCGTAGGCCCACATCGAGAGCACCTCAATGTCGAACACGGTACTGTAGACGAGTAGAAACATCGGCGAGTGGTGGGTGCGAACCGCTATGAAAAGAAGAAATAACAAGGTGggcacgagcagcgccgcctgcacgtACAGACTAAGGAAAAAGTTGTACACTATTCGGCAAACATTGTCGACAGTTGTTTCACCTGGGGTTGTGAAACGCATGTCCTGCGGGTTGGCAACGGACACGTAGTAGTTGTCCACCATGGCAAGCTCATTCGTCGCCTCTTGTGGGATTTCACTCTGTACATGAAGGTACCGTGTGCGGTCGCGAAGGTAGTACTCCACCTTCTCGCACAATGTGGTGGGCACCGGCGGTGTCATATCCACGAACTCGGAGTTCATCGTCCTGTCCTACAGCGAACGCTGTACGGGGTGACTGCATGCAAAAGATGGGGCGTCGCAAGAgactgccgctgcgtcaCGGCCGCTTCCTTGGAGGCGGGCGAATGTATCTTCGCAGGCGTGACTCTTgctgagggagagagggggggggtagggtagtggtggtggtgttgatgcgtgggagggagggagggaggtggacCCTTTGCTTCGTTGCCGCTCTCGTTTTCCCTTTCGTTCAATaacagagggagagagcgagcggcTCAATGAGGGAAGACACACCAAAAGAGGACGAGCGAgcgagtgagtgagtgagtgagtgtgagagagagagagagagagcgaatCGGCGACATCCAGAAGGATGTGGAGTGAGGACAGGGAGGggcaggagagagcgcgcacaAGTGGAGGAtgcaggagggggaggagaggggggggggacacgacaaaaaagaagaacgCACCGATGGAATAGAAGATTTGAAGCGATGGGATACGAGTGTTGTGCGGATATCAAAGAAGAGAGATGTGGTGTAGGCGTCTCGAGTGTATTCCGAATAGATCCACCGACACaaaagcacgcacacaaatcGGATCTTCAAATTAAAACGAAGACTAAGCGGAGAACCAGAagtagggggagggggctgatATTGCACCTGCGTCAACAGCAGCTCCTGTGTTCTCTCTAGAtttctccccttccctttaTCAGCTCGACTGCGTTAACACCACAGGTTTGGAAACCAAGGTGTGGTTCAGCACACAAGAGAATCGGAAAGGAAAGACAATGGTGCTTGGGGTGACAGGCGAGAGGTATGAGAGCACcagcaagaaaaaaagagtTGCCGTGAGGTAGAGGGAAaatggagagagacgcgaggACTGATACCCTGGTCCGCGGAATCAGCATCTTATCCGTCAgcttcgcctgcagcgcgtgcgcgtgcgtcggAGGAGGCAAGTACAAGTCCGTGTATCAACCGCCTTGCTTTGTGGCCTTGGCGTGAAGGAAAATGATGCATCACTCGTTGAAGAGAAGCGCATTTCACCAGACCACTGATGAGCACAAACCTAACGAGAAAGAAACGAACCAGAGAAAGCACGTGGTCCTCGAATACACAAGACTCGACCTCGCAGCATCGTCTCGTGTGCTCGTTGCTGGTCAGCCATATGAGCACGCACCTCTCTCCTGTACCCTTTCGTCATGCGTCCTTCAGGACGTGCCATTTTCTTGTTCTTTTTGCCGGCTCTCGTGGAGGGTAACATGCGATGCGGTAGAGGATTATGGATTGCAGCGTGAGAGGAGAGAACGGAGGAAGGGTGGGCGGTGTGGCACACGTACAGCCCTTGCTCGACCATCAGAGATGGTGGTGGGAAAAGGCGCCCACGGAGCGAGCAAGGAAAACAAGCACCATCGCAGAGAGAGCGCGGCCTCACAGCACGATTCGCGAACAACACCGACAGTACAAGATACGCACGGGGCACCCACGCTTCTGCAGGCCCACCACCGGAGGCAGGCAGGAAGACGGGTACAAAGATCGACACGACGTGGGAGCGCCACACGAGGTGCGAACAAAGCACACGACCAGAGAACAAAAGCGCAAGCAGGGACTACACAGCTCGAAAGCTTACCGGCACAGCGGCAAGAAATCCACCGTAATGCATTCTTCGATTTCTTCCGGTGCCACTAATGGAAGTCAGGCTACCTACGGCCATGaacctttttttttgattCTCCCTGTGTCACACTACCACGCAACAAGCTAAAAAAAAATACAATAATAATACACTACAGCTCATCTATGTAGCACCCCGGCTACGTCCACGTCGTCGAGGACGAGCCGTCCGGCCGCTGCATCCGGCCATGCCGCAAGCGGGCCCTTTGAGACCCCGCAGTGTCTGCCTCCATGCCGTgtttctccccctccgtctcctgaaggccgctgcatccTGTCTCACACACGGCGTGGCGACCCTCacccaccacgaccaccatTACCACCAGCCCCCACAGTGGACTCCGGATGGCCGGATGGTGTagtgcgcgctgctctggTGATGCTTcctgcacctgcgcctcACGAGCCCGTTCGGTCGGCTGGAGCGGACTCGGCATGTTTCGCACACATGCACTGTGGGGTCTCTTCGCGCCTCGCCCCTCTGCATGCGATACGGCATGCCAGCTGTGCATGACAGGCGCTCGGGCTTTTGTGGAGTGAGGGCCGTGTTCGAGGACGGCGTTGTTGCCGGAGTGCTTGCGGTGGTGATCTGCCGCCTCCGGCGATGTCGCGGGGCGCGGGATGCGTGCCTGGACGGCCTGCCCGCATGTTGCCGCGACGGgccggccgctgctgtgcgtgtggggcAGAGGGGTCCCGCCgacacgcatgcgcatgcgcacacgggGAGCTCACAGCCTGCTGTTCTGTGGGGGCAGAGAGGGTGTGG from Leishmania major strain Friedlin complete genome, chromosome 34 harbors:
- a CDS encoding putative tyrosine phosphatase isoform translates to MNSEFVDMTPPVPTTLCEKVEYYLRDRTRYLHVQSEIPQEATNELAMVDNYYVSVANPQDMRFTTPGETTVDNVCRIVYNFFLSLYVQAALLVPTLLFLLFIAVRTHHSPMFLLVYSTVFDIEVLSMWAYERDARFAARLWWELAWLIVGLIVTSIHALSPANVLCVLLLVVHWVFMARITVIQVSRALRVFCASERRCYIAEGVVLDMAYITRNVIAMGWPARGTEAFYRNPWNEVVHFLRRKYARLSTHIITLCSERCTAPFPRQSTYPLDDHNPAEVPLMISFCCEVADYVMADPYNRAVAVHCKGGKGRTGTMICAYLMYCGQCRSADAAMRHFSLLRSRIGAQKLQGVQTPSQERYVRYFESLINEQPGMIIPSHPRRVRQLVLHNIPPLWVRRGVEHLWMTVIVKPCTERRVVYLTNRTVTFNAAVPDPRTYNWRTQIKDLFQNDEEVVYQEANEMDATESGSTGYLPDARSFRVIGAAGVTLELAYPDEIPVLDGDVCFKFFYYKNNPNPLRPPVQFWIHTGLETHSTIRLERRDLDGPFKDTKGDRYPAEFAVELVLEDAPGVYTARE